Sequence from the Macaca fascicularis isolate 582-1 chromosome 16, T2T-MFA8v1.1 genome:
agtcctCTTTTCTGTGTCTGTCATTTGTTCATGacttcatttattaaacaaacacTGTCTAGTAAGGTCAAGAGGCCGTGGCCAGGACAGGTTGCCCTCTGTCTCTCAGGATCCTGTTCAGAGAGCTGGCTTGTTGGTTAGGGACAAGTCCTCTGCATGCACAGCCAGTAGGAGGCACCCAGGGCTGCCGCAGGCTTTCCCCCGCCCTCCAGTGGCCACATCCTGTGGTGGCCTCAGCTACTGCCTCCATGGTTCTCCCATCAGGAGCAGACACCCAAGCTTGGCAAGCTAAGAACTCTTTTCCAAGCACCTTTAGGAAGCCCCCAGAGCAAAGTGAGAAAGGCCCCAGcttctttgcccaggctgttggCAGCAAACAGAGCTTATCACAGGGGTCCAGGACGGGGAGTGGTGGGCGTGCATGTGGGTGGCTGGCCTGAGGTCCTCTGCTTCCCCTCTTCCCCGCCAGGCCTGGGCTCGGTGCTGTAGATGGGCCATCCTGGCTGGAAGAAGTCAGCTTTGGGATGTCCCAGGGCAGGTGTCAGGAATGCACCTGTGCACATGCCTGTGCCTGCACACGGCTCAGGAGAGGTGCCTCCACACTTGAGTGCCTGCTTGCCTGTATGCAGGGGCTTTGGGCCCAGGGAAATGAATGAGGAGACAAGGGTTTTGCTCTCCTATGAAAGCTGACCTGGCAGTTGGCCTCCTAATAACTACTTCATAATCTAGCATATCTGTGTAGTCTGGTAGAGTGCTCACCCTCTACCAGTTTGTTTTCAGcgtttcttcttcctctgtgtaGGCTTTTATTATTTGAGGAAAAATGTGAGTTTTTTAGTGCTGCCAGGCAAAATCACAAGGAGGCATGAAAACAGAAACTGCAGTTTCAGAAGCTGCTGTCCTCATCCTGCTCTCGTCGCCTTCTTGAAATGTGGGAGTGGGGAAGTTGCAGGGCGCTTCCTGCCTTTAGTGCTGGAGGAGCCTTGTGGGGAGGTTTCTCCTGGGGAGTGCGGCAGGTTCTGGTGTGGCTGTGACTTTGGCGGCTGTCAGGGCCCGGCTGGGGGCCTCCGTGCACAACCTGCCCTGTGTGTCATCCTGACACTCTCCATGGCCAGAGATCTGCCCTGTGTCATTTTCCTCCAGATGTTAGCGTACTCTTACAGTGGACACCTGCAGATCCCCCTACTCTGAAGCACTTTGCCTGTCACCCGATTGCTGCCTGGACGGGTGACCCTTGCTCCAGGTGGTGATGGCAGCCATTTCCTCTTTTCGTTGGTTCTCTCTTTAAAGACTCCTTTCCTTTTGGACCTGATTGAAACACATGTGCTCCCTGGAGCTCCTCCTTGGGCCCTCACTGTTCCCAGGTGGGCTTGCAACTGCCTTCTGAGGGCCTGGGTGAGATTAAGGGCCACTCAGTCAGCCTCGTACCAGCTGGCAGTCTCTAGGGCCTATCCCTAGAGTCTACAAACCTCTGTCTCAGACACTCCAAGCCTCCTTGACAAATTGCCATCGGCAATGTCCCTGTTCCTCCGCTGCTGCAGACGAGGCCTCCCCAGGAATCTCTGCTTCTAGCAGATGGGGACTAGGCATGGTGGATTCCTTTGGCAGACCTGGCTTTGCCATGAGCACGACCTGTGCAGCTTATGTCCCGTTGCTGGCTGCTGCTTGCCTCCTCAAGGTGGCGGGTAACCAGCAGCTGGATTGGGCTTTTAAAACATAGATttaggatgggcacagtggctcatgcctgtaatcccaacactttgggaagccaaggcgggcggatcacctgaggtcgggagtttgagaccagcctggcgagcatggagaaactccgtttctactaaaaatataaaattagccaggcatggtggcacatgcctgaaatcccagctactcgggaggctgaggcaggagaatcacttgaacccaggaggcagaggttgtggtgagcctagatcgtccattgcactccagcctgggcaacaagagtgaaactccatctcaaaaaaaaaaaaaaaaaaaaaaaaaaaactgatcatGTTACCTGCTTATTAAAAGGTAAGCCCTTCTAGAGAAGTGCTAGTTTTCCCTCATTTTGTTACCACTGTCTAGTCCAGGGATGCACAGAGGCAAGGCCTCACCAGGCGAGTACAGTGGCTGTGCCCAGGTGTAGCCTGATGCAGTTCTTGGCCCTGAGCAAGGCAGGGCTGGCCCGTCCTGCCTGTGAGGCTGTGGGAGTCCTGGGACTCCCCTGGTTCCATACCCTGGCAAAGGGGCCACCCCAGTGAGCCCCTCACAGCACCTCTTCAGGGATTAGGATAGAAAAGGATGTGGTGCCCACAGGGGCTGGGTCGTGGCTCAGCATTGCCAGCTTCTGCCTGGCAGGCCACACCAGAGTCACCCCTGACAGTCTTATGTCCATCCTCCTGCTCCACAGCTCGTtgccagaggaaaaaaacaagagcAGCTCCTCTTTTGAGACATGCCCGAGGCCTACTGAGAAGCAAGAGGCAGAGCCGGGGGAGCCGGACCCTGAGCAGAAGAGGAGCCGCGCACGGGAGCGGAGGCGAGAGGGCCGTTCCAAGACCTTTGACTGGGCTGAGTTCCGTCCCATCCAGCAGGCCCTGGCTCAGGAGCGGGTGGGTGGCGCAGGGCCCACTGACAcccatgagcccctgcgccctGAGGTGGAGCCTGGGGAGCTGGAGCGGGAGCGTGCACGGAGGCGGGAGGAGCGCCGCAAGCGCTTTGGGATGCTCGACGCCACAGACGGGCCAGGCACTGAGGATGTAGCCCTGCGCATGGAGGTGGACCGGAGCCCAGGGCTGCCTGTGAGTGACCTCAAGACGCATAACGTCCATGTGGAGATCGAGCAGCGGTGGCATCAGGTGGAGACCACGCCTCTCCGGGAAGAGAAGCAGGTGCCCATCGCTCCCGTCCACCTGTCTTCTGAAGATGGGGGTGACCGGCTCTCCACACACGAGCTGACCTCTCTGCTGGAGAAGGAGGTAATAGCCTGGGACCAGATCCTCCCCCTGCTCCCAGCAGCCTTTCCAGAGCATCAGCTGTAAGCTGTGGCCTTAGGGGTTCATCTACACAGTCCTAACCTCGAGGGACTTGCAGACCCCTAGGGGAGACAGACGCACAGATGAGTCCTCATAGTTGAGGCAGACCTGAGAGCTGTGGGAGCGTGCCAGTGCGTGCAGGACAGGGAAGGGGGCCTTCCAGGCACAGAGGAATTCATCCCATGGTGCGGGCCACTGCCATTGAGAGGCAGGCGGCGTTGCAGGTCCCCAGTGGTTTCCTCGCTCTGACTCCCGATGGCAGGAGGGGCGTGAGCAAGGTGAGGCTTTTGCGTTAGGCAGCCCTGGCTTGGACAGGTCAAAGCTGGAGGCAGAGATCAACCCCAGGTGCTCTTACAGTGGCTTGGGGATGGCTGATCAGATCTAAAGCCAGGGGCATCCAGCAGGAGATGACAGCTGGGTCCCAGGTCATGAGGATGTGAAGCAGAAGGCAGTGGTGAGGTGGGGTAGGCCGTGGATGAAGGCTGCCCTGTGACTGTCACTCCTCCATGAGGCCCTCAGTGCACCTGGGTACAGAGATGAACAAGCCGGCCCCCAAACTATAAAATAAGATGTTATTTCATTGAAATGTATCCAGAAATGCAGTCTGCAGAACTACAGCGGTGGATTTACATgtctggacagggagtctcgtAACCAGGGACGTATAGCATTACGGTTTTTGTGGAACTCCCTGTTTCACTCTCAATTTAGGGACAGTTTTCAACACTGTGTTTCAAATATGTTCTCTTACGTAAGTAGTTTGTTAAAGATTTGCCACTTGGGTATGCCTTATGCTTCTGATCTTTTTTGTATTAACTGTATGAGGCTGAGTTATCACCAGCACTAATACTtgtactttttcattttcctcatccatTAACAAATAACAAAggcaagatgaaataaaataacagttgAAACTCACATTACTTCAAGCTACCAAAATGGACCAGCCAGCAGGTGACACACTGGTTCAACAATCTGAGGGGGTCAGTCTTCACTGTTTGAAAGTCAGGggtcagctgggcgtggtggctcatgcctgtaatcctggtactttgggaggctgaggtgggtgaatcacgaggtcaggagatcaagaccatcctggccaacatggtgaaaccctgtctctactaaaaatacaaaaattagctgggcgtggtggcatgtgcctgtagtcccagctacttggaaggctgaggcaggagaatcacttgaacccaggaggcagaggttgcagtgacctgagattgtgccatcgcactccagcctggcgacagagcgagagtccgtctcaaaaaaataaaggaggtcTCCCCGCCTCTCACAGCACAGCCTGGCAACAACCTGGGTGGCACTGGCGTGACTGCCCACTACACACATAGCTCCACTCAGCACGAGCTCTGGAAGCAGGATGGGTAGccctgcacacagccaggcatcAGGAGGCACCTGGGAGGTGTGTGGGGAAGAGGTGGACGGATGAATGAGTAGCTGAAGCTGTTGAAAGCAAGAAGAGTATAAAATAGCTTACTCATGAGTGTCCACACCTTGTTTGAGAGAACTGCGGGAACCGTTTTTGCAAACAGAACTTTGTGGAATCCATCATGTAAAACTGGTCAAATGGAGTGGTTTCCGTTGAGACCATTGTGGGCCCTGGAGTGAGGCCTGCTTGAGGCCACCACTCGCAGTGGTCCATGTAGAGCCTAACCTGGCCTGTGTGACCAGCTGAGGACACTCACAAGGACCCCATGGGGTGGTCTTCCTCTAGATACAGATGCAAAACCCTTGTTCCCCAGTGGACACAGCCCCCTTCTCAGAAATGAACACCCCTTATGGGCCTTGGTGCCTGTATAGGGCGTGCACGTTGGAACCTTGAGCAGGCGTGGGAATTATGTGGACACCCAGGGCTGCCTGGAGTAAGAAGGATAAGGTAGTTCCTTGGTCCCCAGAGGGTACGGAGTCTGTCATTGTTACTGATGGCTTGCATTGGAACCTTCACTTCCAAATGCTGCTGGTAAAGGCCATATCAGCACATTTGCTGAGATGTGGAGACTCCAAAACTCTTGGGCCGCATGGAAGACCAGTGAAAGAGTCTGTGCTGGGCAGCTGCTTTGTTTGTCGTTGTCATTTTGCATAAAAGTGTATGTCTTTTTGCCAACAGCTGGAGCAGAGCCAGAAGGAGGCCTCAGACCTTCTGGAGCAGAACCGGCTCCTGCAGGACCAGCTGAGGGTGGCCCTGGGCCGGGAGCAGAGCGCCCGTGAGGGCTACGTGCTGCAGGTAGGGTGGAGGGGCTGCTGTGGCCCATGGTGCGCTCAGGAGCTTCAGTGTGAAGGGTTCATGCTCAGGCAGGCTAGGAGTGTGCAAAACTTGGCTCAGCAGGGGCCGCCTCCTGGGAGCTCACACCCCTGGGCTCTTCTGCCACAGGACTGGACTCTCAATGTGCTGGGGCCCGGGGGGGTGGTGTTTTTTCCTCCTGGTATGACATTTTGGGGAATCTCCCTGAAACCTCTATATCTAAGGACTTTTTTTGGTAATAAAATCATTGTGGTGCCCTTTCCTTTTGACTCTGAAAGTAGCCAATGTACATTTATTATGAATACCATACATTTGCATGTGATTTCTCATAGTTTTCACTATAGTAATATTGGGCCTGTTGTACAGATTGAAGACATTGAATCACACAGCAAGTCCGGTGCCTGCTTACAACCAACAGCAAGTCAGTGACAAAGCTAGCACTGGACCCCATTCCCATCTGTGTTTATACCACATCTGCAGGCAGACTTGGGGCTCTTACCACTACTAGTCCAACCCCGGGATACCTCCTCTGAGATCCTGTACCACAGAGCCCTGGTATAGGGGTGTCACAAGGCTGGAGCTAACCTGGTCCAAGGGCAGGCCTGTGTCTGCTGACTTTCTTGcagtgtgccaggccctgtgccaagTATCGGGCATGAAACAGATATACTCCTGTCCCCATTGAGCGGTAGGGGAGATTGTGATAGGAAGATTGATACATAAATACTGCAGGAGAAGTGAAATGGGGTACCAGAACAGGGAGCCTGAGTTCTCAGCAATGGCTGAGGGTATAACACTAGAATCAGGGTCCTCGGTTCAAGACTTGGCCCTGCTACTGACCCCCAAAGCAAGTGCATGTGTCCCCTCCTCTACAGCGGCAGCCTACTGCCTGTGTAGACTTAGACCCAGGGATCCCTGAGGGCCCTTCCAGCTCTTAGACCCCGAGTCTCTGTCATGTATTGAGTGTCTACATTTCCAGACCGTAGTGCGCTGACCTTGGTCTGAGTCGTCCCAGGCAGCAGGTGAAACGGGCACTCAGCTGGCCTCTGACCATAGTCTGCCTCTTTGCAGACTCTCTGTAGTTTCTTCTCATGCGTGCTCCTTGGGCCTTCTGTTCCTCTCTGCCCCACGTTCCCTAGACTCTCCTCTCCAGCCTCTTCCGCCATAGTCATTGCCATGCCCAGTTCAGACCTGGTGACGGTGGGCCTCCCCGCCAAGGTCATTTGCACTTGCCCTCCAGGTTTGAGGAGCATCTTTTTAATTCTTGATTGGGCCTCAGCCTGTAAGAATTGACTTCAAATCAGGTGGTAAAGATACAAGTTCAGCATGCcaaattcaaaaatctgaaatgctccaaaatccaaaactgaaCGCTGACATATGCTCAAAGGAAGCGTTTACTGGAGcatttcaggttttggatttttggattggggatgctcaaccagtaagtagaatgcaaatattttaaaatccgaAATAGTTCTTGTCCCAagtattttggataagggatactcagctTGTACTAGCAGTGGACGTTGCACATTGCTAACCTAGGAACCTGCCTCTTTGTCTAACTTGGATAATTGCATGAGCCTACACTGAAGCCCCTGTTGGTCAGCACTGGGCAAAGCTGGTCTTTAATACCTTTTCCCTAAGTCTAATAACCTGTGACTTTTCACCACCCTTTATGCTTTGGAAATGCTTTTAATCACGACTCAGAATGCACAGGGGGTCTGTGGGGTTAAGGGTCAGGAGCCAGCTGCTGGGGTGGGTGCTACACTAACTGCTGGGAGGAGCTTGCATGGTTTGGACATTGAGCGTGAAGTGTAACTTGAACTTAACATAACTGAGTGTCACATCTGTGGCTTCCCCGGCCAGCAGACCGAGAGGGAGCCACAGGCAGGCCAGATTCTTAGGCTGGGCTCAACTCACTcttgtttgtgttgtttttccCTACATTAATGAGTTCTGTCTCTGCATGCCTTTCAGTGTGGggagttttgtttcatttacgttgtgttttgtttttgcatgcttcactttttctcattttgaactCCAcaaaggtttgtttgttttgttgattgtTGTATTTTACTCCATGGTTTCCGTTCCCCCCTCGTTTTGTCTTCTTACAGGTAGAGATTAGTTCTTCCTGTTACTCTAGAGGACTGACTACACTTTCCACAGGAAAATGTTTGGATGTCACCTTGCTGACATCTCCCGAGCgttaccttccttccttctcctcctgtcTTAGAAGGAAGTGGCATCATTTACCTACACCTTACGTCCTGCGCTTGTTTAGGATTTGTTGTCAAGACTgcatactttttgttttgtgaaacaACAGCTGCAGGTGCTCTGCTCCTCCCGCCTGTCCCTCTTCCTGGCGCTCTCTTGTCCTTTAGTCTTTGTTTTGCTTCTCAGTGTGTTCCATTATTCagttttgtttggtttatttCTCCTAGAAGCTATTTGGTTAAAGCTGTTTTCTGATGTTATTGTCCATGTTTTCTGTTTACCTGGAAGCAGctacttactaaaaaaaaaaaagaaagaaaaaagataatttgttggatttttttaatgggaaaaaagatAAAGTTGTGCAAAGGATAAAAGCCAAAGCCATCAAGGAGCTTTCTGTGGTTGTTCCTGGCCAGAGGTGTGACACTCAGAACTGGGAGGCCCGAGTGTTACTAACCAGTATTTAATCGGTTTTTTTAAGACTGAAGTGGCCGCCTCCCCATCGGGTGCCTGGCAGAGGCTCCATAGAGTCAACCAAGACCTTCAAAGTGAGCTTGAAGCCCAGTGCCAGCGCCAGGAGCTGATTACACACCAGATTCAGACCCTGAAGCGTAGCTATGGGGAGGCCAAGGACACGATCCGGCACCACGAGGCTGAGATCCGGAGCCTCCAGGCACGGCTCAGCAATGCAGCCGCCGAACTAGCCATCAAGGAGCAGGCGCTGGCCAAGCTCAAGGGCGACCTGAAGCGGGAGCAGGGCCGGGTCCGCGAGCAGCTGGAGGAGCGGCAACACAGCGAGGCAGCGCTGAGCAGCCAGCTGAGGGCTAGCGAGCAGAAGCTTAAGAGTGCTGAGGCCCTGCTCCTGGAGAAGACGCAGGAGCTACGGGGCCTGGAGACACAGCAGGCGCTGCAGCGGGACCGGCAAAAGGAGGTCCAGAGGCTGCAAGAGCGCATTGCTGACCTCAGCCAGCAACTGGGTGCCAGTGAGCAGGCCCAGCGGCTGATGGAGGAGAAGCTGCAGAGAAACTACGAGCTGTTGCTGGAGAGCTgtgagaaggagaagcaggcattgCTGCAGAACCTGAAGGAGGTGGAAGACAAGGCCAGCGCCTATGAAGACCAGCTgcagggccaggcacagcaggTGGAGACCCTGCAGAAGGAGAAGCTGAGTGCCACTTTCGAGGGCAGTGAGCAGGTGCACCAGCTGGAGGAGCAGCTGGAGGCGCGAGAGGCCAGTGTGCGCAGGCTCGCAGAGCACGTGCAGAGCCTCTGCGATGAGCGGGACCTCCTCAGGCAGCGGTTCCAGGAGCTGACAGAGCGCGTGGCCACATCCGATGGGGATGTGGCTGAGCTCCGGGAAAAGCTGAGGAGAAGAGAGGCCGACAACCAGAGCCTGGAGCACTCCTACCAGAGGGTCTCCAGCCAGCTGCAGAGCATGCACACTCtgctgagagagaaggaggaagagctgGAGCGCATTAAGGAAGCACATGAGAAGGTTCTGGAGAAGAAGGAGCAGGACCTCAATGAGGCTTTGGTTAAAATGGTTGCCTTGGGGAGCAGCTTAGAGGAAACAGAAATTAAGCTCCAGGCAAAAGAAGAGATTTTAAGGAAATTTGCAAGTGAATCTCCAAAGGACATGGAAGAGCCACAGCGTACCCCTGAAGAGACAGAAAGGGATGGCACTTTGCTCCCAGGCCAACCAGTCCAAGTCACTAGGGCCCCTCTGGGCCTCCCACACACAAGGCTCGAGGATGAGGACGAGGACCTGGGGGCTCCTCTGGGGGAGGAATATGGTGACAGCAGCCCCAGTAGGGAAGACAGCATGGTGCCCCCAAAGTCAGTGGAAGTTCTTGACAGGGAGGGCCATCAGCAGGGCACAGCCAAACTCGACCAGGGGGCACCTGGTGTTAAAAGGCAAAGAATCCGGTTCTCCACAATCCAGTGCCAAAGATACATTCACCCCGAAGGGTCCGAGAAGACCTGGACCAGCAGCACATCTTCCGACACCAGCCAGGACCGGTCACCCTCAGAAGAAAGCATGTCCTCAGAGCCTGCACCCAGTGTACTGCCTGCACCTGGCGACTCTGACACGTACCTCTCTATCATCCACTCCCTGGAGACCAAGCTCTACGTCACAGAGGAAAAGCTCAAAGATGTGACCGTGAGGCTGGAGAGCCAGCAGGGTCAGAGCCGTGAGGCACTGCTCGCACTGCACCATCAGTGGGCAGGCACCGAGGCCCAGCTGCGTGAGCAGCTCCGTGCCAGCCTGCTCCAGGTTGGTGTGCTGGCCTCCCAGCTGgagcaggagaggcaggagagggcCAGGAGGGTTGAAGGGCATGTTGGAGAGCTTGGGGACTTCCAGGTCAAGAACAGTCAGGCCCTGATGTGCCTGGAAAATTGCCGAGAACAACTGAGATCTTTGCCTAGGGCCAGCCAGGAGGATGAGCAGGACGCACGTGCAGCCTCCCTGGCCAGTGTGGAGAGTGAGCTAGTCAGCGCCATCCAAGCCCTACGGCACTGGCCAGCCCCAGCCGTTGGCGGGTCCCATGCACAACTGGAGACAGGTGGCACCGAGGAGAACGGGAAACCTGCCTCCCTGCAGCAGTGCCCCCAGCCTGAGCTGACAGAGCAGGAGCGGGTGAGGCTTCTTTCTGACCAGATTGCTCTGGAGGCCTCGCTGATCAGCCAGATAGCAGACTCCCTGAAGAACACAACATCAGATGTCTCCAGAATGCTCCATGAGATTTCTTGGTCAGGACAGCCACTGATGGAATCTGCTGGGGCCCCCGTAGACACCTGGGCCCAGAAGGTGCTGGTGGACGGTGAGTTCTGGAGCCAGGTTGAGTCTCTGAGGAAGCACTTGGGGACGCTGGGAGGAGAGGCAGTCGGTGCCTCAGGAGACGGGCAGCAGAGCATCCCACAGGGCCTGGCCCCCATCCTGGCCAATGCCACGTGGGTCAGGGCAGAGCTCAGCTTTGCCACACAGTCAGTGAGGGAGTCATTCCACCGCAGGCTGCAGAGCATCCAGGAGACCCTGCGGGGCACCCAGACAGCCCTGCGGCAGCACAAGTGCCTGCTGGGGGAAATCTTGGGAGCCTACCAAACCCCAGACTTTGAGAGAGTGATGCAGCAGGTCTTGGAAGCCCTCAGGCTTCCAGCGGGCCATGAAGATGGTGTGCAGCTGTCCTGGGACCTGAGACCCTTAGGAGAAGTCCTGGGCCGAGACTCAGACGGCTCTCAGGAGCCCTTCCATGTGACTGACCAGAGCCCTGGGGCCTTTGTTGCTATTCAGGAGGAGCTTGCCCAGCAGCTGAAGGAAAAGGCCAGCCTCTTAGGGGAGATAGCTGCTGCCTTACCATCTCTGCCACCTGTGGAATCGCTGAGAGATTGCCAGAAGCTTCTCCAGGCATCACAGAGTCTCTCATATAGCACTTGTTTTGGAGGCCTCGGTCAATATTCTTCATTGTTGGTTCAGGATGCCATTATCCAGGCCCAGGTGTGCTATGCGGCCTGCAGAATCCGGCTAGAATATGAGAAGGAGCTCCAGCTCTGCAAGGAGTCCTGGCAGACCCGGGAGTCCTCCTGCTCAGAGCAGGCACAGGCAGCCCAGGCCCTGAGGGAGGAGTACGAGGAGCTTCTCCGCAAGCAGAAGAGCGAGTACCTGGATGTGATCGCCATCGTTGAAAGGGAGAATGCAGAGCTCAAGGCCAAGGCTGCCCAGCTAGACCATCAGCAGCAGTGTCTGGAGGATGCGGAGAGCAAACACAGCATGAGCATGTTCACCCTGCGGGGCAGGTATGAGGAGGAGATCCGGTGCGTGGTGGAGCAGCTGACCAGGACTGAGAGCACACTGCAGGCTGAGCGCAGCCGGGTCCTGAGCCAGCTGGATGCCTCGGTCAGAGATAGGCAGGACATGGAGAGGCATCATGGCGAGCAGATACAGACCCTGGAGGACAGGTTCCAGCTCAAGGTCCGGGAGCTGCAGACAATCCATGAGGAGGAGCTGAGGACCCTGCAGGAGCACTACTCGCAGAGCCTGAGGTGCCTTCAGGACACCCTCTGCCTCCACCAGGGGCCGCACCCCAAGGCCCTGCCGGCCCCTGCCCCCGACTGGCAGGCCACCCAGGGAGAGGCTGACTCCATGACTGGGCTGAGAGAGCGCATCCAGGAGCTGGAGGCCCAGATGGACGTCATGCGGGAGGAGCTGGGACACAAGGACCTGGAGGGCGACGTGGCCACACTGCGCGAGAAGTACCAGAGGGACTTGGAGAGCCTTAAGGTCTTAACGCCCCATTCAGTTTGCAAAGCAGATCCTCCTTGATAACGGGGTGGGTGTGGGGATGTCTGGCTCAGCTACTGTGCAAGCAGAATTGAGGGGATGTGCTGCTGTCCCTCTGCTTGCTGACCGTGGTGTGGTCTCAGCAGGGCCTGGGCCGTGGGCTTAGCCTCTTGTTCGGCATCCCCCGGCGTCCTCCACCAGGAGAACTAGCAGGAGGGCCGCCAAGGTCCCTGGTGGGAGAGGAGCATGTAGTCTTTCCAGCATTTCTCTGCCTTCCTAATGTGGCCTCTCCGTATTCCTGAGAGTAGTCCCCAATCCCTTTGCCAGCCTTGCCTCCTTCCTGACCCCGCCCCCAGAACCTCACCTGGCCCAGTCCCAGCCCAAATCTGAGGCAGCTGCCTGAGGACAACCTTGCAGTCACAGCAACACCCCGGAGAGCCAGGGCCCGGTTGGAGGGCAATCTCCCCCTGATTGCCCTAGGAGAGCACGGTTGGGCAGAGGGTCCCTCTCTGGAACTGGCATTTGATGTGTGCTCTGGTGAGAAGAGCTTTCCCACTGAGCACAGCCTCCAGCCATTCCTGTCCCCTTTCCCAGGACCTTTACAAGTAGCTTTTCCCCAGAACTGCCCTGCACCCCCACCCCTGAGGTCCTGGAGCACAAAGGCGACATGCcagggcctgggggtgggggtgggctgaGTGGAGGTCCAACTCTCTGGCCCCACTCTTTGTAGCTACAGACCACACC
This genomic interval carries:
- the MPRIP gene encoding myosin phosphatase Rho-interacting protein isoform X9 yields the protein MPTTLPQGTINMNQCTDVVDGEGRTGQKFSLCILTPEKEHFIRAETKEIVSGWLEMLMVYPRTNKQNQKKKRKVEPPTPQEPGPAKVAVTSSSSSSSSNSSSSSSIPSAEKVPTTKSTLWQEEMRAKDQPDGSSLSPAQSPSQSQPTAASSLREPGLESKEEESAMSSDRMDCGRKVRVESGYFSLEKTKQDLKAEEQQLPPPLSPPSPSTPNHRRSQVIEKFEALDIEKAEHMETNAVGPSPSSDTRQGRSEKRAFPRKRDFTNEAPPAPLPDASASPLSPHRRAKSLDRRSTEPSVTPDLLNFKKGWLTKQYEDGQWKKHWFVLADQSLRYYRDSVAEEAADLDGEIDLSTCYDVTEYPVQRNYGFQIHTKEGEFTLSAMTSGIRRNWIQTIMKHVHPTTAPDVTSSLPEEKNKSSSSFETCPRPTEKQEAEPGEPDPEQKRSRARERRREGRSKTFDWAEFRPIQQALAQERVGGAGPTDTHEPLRPEVEPGELERERARRREERRKRFGMLDATDGPGTEDVALRMEVDRSPGLPVSDLKTHNVHVEIEQRWHQVETTPLREEKQVPIAPVHLSSEDGGDRLSTHELTSLLEKELEQSQKEASDLLEQNRLLQDQLRVALGREQSAREGYVLQTEVAASPSGAWQRLHRVNQDLQSELEAQCQRQELITHQIQTLKRSYGEAKDTIRHHEAEIRSLQARLSNAAAELAIKEQALAKLKGDLKREQGRVREQLEERQHSEAALSSQLRASEQKLKSAEALLLEKTQELRGLETQQALQRDRQKEVQRLQERIADLSQQLGASEQAQRLMEEKLQRNYELLLESCEKEKQALLQNLKEVEDKASAYEDQLQGQAQQVETLQKEKLSATFEGSEQVHQLEEQLEAREASVRRLAEHVQSLCDERDLLRQRFQELTERVATSDGDVAELREKLRRREADNQSLEHSYQRVSSQLQSMHTLLREKEEELERIKEAHEKVLEKKEQDLNEALVKMVALGSSLEETEIKLQAKEEILRKFASESPKDMEEPQRTPEETERDGTLLPGQPVQVTRAPLGLPHTRLEDEDEDLGAPLGEEYGDSSPSREDSMVPPKSVEVLDREGHQQGTAKLDQGAPGVKRQRIRFSTIQCQRYIHPEGSEKTWTSSTSSDTSQDRSPSEESMSSEPAPSVLPAPGDSDTYLSIIHSLETKLYVTEEKLKDVTVRLESQQGQSREALLALHHQWAGTEAQLREQLRASLLQVGVLASQLEQERQERARRVEGHVGELGDFQVKNSQALMCLENCREQLRSLPRASQEDEQDARAASLASVESELVSAIQALRHWPAPAVGGSHAQLETGGTEENGKPASLQQCPQPELTEQERVRLLSDQIALEASLISQIADSLKNTTSDVSRMLHEISWSGQPLMESAGAPVDTWAQKVLVDGEFWSQVESLRKHLGTLGGEAVGASGDGQQSIPQGLAPILANATWVRAELSFATQSVRESFHRRLQSIQETLRGTQTALRQHKCLLGEILGAYQTPDFERVMQQVLEALRLPAGHEDGVQLSWDLRPLGEVLGRDSDGSQEPFHVTDQSPGAFVAIQEELAQQLKEKASLLGEIAAALPSLPPVESLRDCQKLLQASQSLSYSTCFGGLGQYSSLLVQDAIIQAQVCYAACRIRLEYEKELQLCKESWQTRESSCSEQAQAAQALREEYEELLRKQKSEYLDVIAIVERENAELKAKAAQLDHQQQCLEDAESKHSMSMFTLRGRYEEEIRCVVEQLTRTESTLQAERSRVLSQLDASVRDRQDMERHHGEQIQTLEDRFQLKVRELQTIHEEELRTLQEHYSQSLRCLQDTLCLHQGPHPKALPAPAPDWQATQGEADSMTGLRERIQELEAQMDVMREELGHKDLEGDVATLREKYQRDLESLKATCERGFAAMEETHQKKIEDLQRQHQRELEKLREEKDRLLAEETAATISAIEAMKNAHREEMERELEKSQRSQISSVNSDVEALRRQYLEELQSVQRELEVLSEQYSQKCLENAHLAQALEAERQALRQCQRENQELNAHNQELNNRLAAEITRLRTLLTGDGGGEATGSPLAQGKDAYELEVLLRVKESEIQYLKQEISSLKDELQTALRDKKYASDKYKDIYTELSIAKAKADCDISRLKEQLKAATEALGEKSPDSATVSGYDIMKSKSNPDFLKKDRSCVTRQLRNIRSKSLKEGLTVQERLKLFESRDLKKD